The following DNA comes from Centropristis striata isolate RG_2023a ecotype Rhode Island chromosome 3, C.striata_1.0, whole genome shotgun sequence.
agacCTAAGCTAACTATGAAAAGGCATAACTGGCCTTTTTTCTACCTTCTCTGAACTGCTGTTTTATTGGTGCGTTCAGGTACTTCACAGTCTGCACAGCTGCACCAGGTAACTATAGAAGAACACATCAGAACATGCAGTTCACTCACTCACATGCTGTTTCTCacataaaactgtttatttatttttttgcaaataagagaaaaatctACCAAATGTTGAACTGACTGAAGACAGCGAtattgtacttgtacttgtggTTAAAAACAGGTTGTTGGGTTGACTTTTCACACAGAGATTGCTTGTAATTGCTAAATAGCTTGTGGCCTCAGAGAGTGTTGACATTAGCCTGAGCAGGAAGTGGGTGAGGCAGCGTTGCTCAAAAATAAGAGCTTCACAGTTCAAACGGTGAGAGACGATGAATGTTATTTTCCTCAGATTAAAGACTCACTGACGGATTTAAATGCATCTATATAAACCTGCAAAAAACCCTTAAATATCCCTTTTAAAAGTCAGTTTTCTATTACAACAAACAGTTTTTGCACATAAAGTCATGATTTATTTAGTGGTAAACCATTcagtggtgtttttttaatgataaagtGAGAGTGTGACATATCCATGAGTCATCATGACCCAGGAAATGAGAGTTTAACTGCTTTGCATTTGGCTTCTGTGTGGCCAGTTCTGCTGAGTCACTGAGGTTAACATAAGGCAGATTAACCTGCAGAGTCATGCTGCAGACACATTATGTTTCATAATGCAGGTAGCAGTGACTCTGCAAAagcaatatgttttattttggctgcaaatgtttttgtttagaCATATTTTCTGCAGGTGTAACCACAAACACAGCGtgcacacacaataacacaggaGTCACATTAAACAGTCACGGAAAAAAGGATTAgagcactttttttcttcaatttcttgttcattttaatgcctcgttcaactaaaggtacatttgtttagacaaatataatgataacaacaaagagtttaatttaagagctgatatctagacgttttccatggttttattgatcataaccaaattcattatcaagaaaattatggaaaatgtctagatatcagctccaacTCCAACTCTGCTCTGTTGGGGAACAGTTTACCTCagattctttggtcattttgcgttttttggggggtaattttgtgggggttttgtcattttgtgtcttttttggtcatttttacatctattttttgtcattttgtgtcttttttttaatccttttttacatcaacagtgatggaaacattcttgataatagccAAAACCacgttaaatgtctagatatcagctcttaaattaaactcttatcagctatttttgttgttgtcattatatttgtccaaacaaatgaacctttagttgtaccaggcattaaaatgaacaagaaaatgaagaaaataaaggtGGTCTGATCAGTTTTTCCACTGTAAATGCAACAGGAAACCAATCCCTTTGCTTGTCCGTCTCATTATAACTCACCTGtccctccgtctgtctgtctgtctctcaggtaACGGCCCGTCGGGGATCTGTCTGTCCTACCTGTTGTCAGGTTACACCCCCTACCTGTCGCCGGAGGCATCACACCCCAACCCGCTGCTGCACAGCAAGCTGGGGGAGCAGCCTCACCTGTCGCTGCTGgagcaggtaacacacacacaccgccaaAATAAAGGCACATTCATTTAACGAGGGGTCCTAGCTGGTCTACCTGGGGTCCCATaaagacatagaacatgacatacaaacaacttaaacaaaaacagcaaatacaagaaaaacaatagcaaacacgattaatacatacatgcaatactgttaaatttatcatatttacccgacaaaTGTTATCCTGTAAAAATCATTCATTCAGATGTCTATGGTGCCAATATCAGCTGTTTAcacttataatttataatttcattagagaacatttcaaaggaagaatcatccggctacagatatagcagagaaaaataaataaagtaagaaaacaaaataaatcccaACATATTAGTAATCAGTCATTTGGTGGGCGGCATCAAGTGtctaaagtcattttttgaatgacaatttgTTTTTCGTGCTAGAGATGTGAGGAGGCAAAGAGCTCCATGACATTATTGATCGATAGATAACTGTGATTGAATATGtttgttcttggtgttggaGGTGTTAAATGAGCTGGTTGTGTCTGTTTCTTGTGCTTTGATTTggttgaagaagtattcaggtgtCTGATTAAATAGGGTATTTCTAAGAAATGTGAGTTTAAATGTGTGCAGGGtctcaccgtgtgtgtgtgtgtgtgtgtgtgcgtgtgatcAGGACCTGGAGTACCTGTGTGAGGGTCTGGAGGGCCGCTCCTCCAACCCCGTGGCCGTGCTCTTTGACTCGCTGCTGCTCCCCGACAGCGACTTCGGCCTGGACCACTCGTCTCCTCTGGACTGGAGATACGAGCCGCACAGAGCCGTCCCTCACCTGGTGCTGGGGAGGGGCCCGCCGGGGGGGGCCTGGCATGTAAGATATACTAGACTCATCATCTgtgggtggggtgggggtggctccatatatatatatatatatatatatatatatatatatatatacatacacatacacacatgtgcaGATACACATATGTGCAGTACTGTGCAAGTCTTACGCAGGTGtgaaaattgataaaaaataaactactaACATTTCTAGTTTTTAAAggattcttattttacagcagtttttCACATCTGCCTAAAACCtctgcacagtactgtattttatatatatatatatatatatatatatatatataactgatttttaagaaatatcacaattttaagcataatttttgattttttttctcatggagGTATTTGTTAAATATTATCCATTTAATGATTGTCAGAAGGTTCAAACTCTGACAGTAATGCCTGCTCTAACAGTGTCTTTCTATGAtgaactgtgtattttttacactttttaaagcCGCTGGCTGGTTTTGGGTTCAGTGAGTTAAAAACAGACGTGAGCTCGTCCGGTTAGAAtcttattctatatttttgagTAAGTTTTCTGTTTGTCCTGACATgctaaaaccatagactgtatggttAAAACCTATTACACAACAGGCTGTTTGTCTAAAGCCAAAGACAAATTTACTTTGCAGGCGTTATGCTGATGTGTGCAAATGAACAGAATCTACCTGGTCAGCTGCTTGTTTGCACACATGATGCTGTAATGTTCATGATACAAACCAGACGAGGCTGCAGCTGGACATGTAGATGACAGGAAGActttaataatgtgtgtgtatgtatagaCTGAGTGGATCAGAGCAGCTGATTGATATTAACATTAACTGTGTCCTGTTCCAGGCGATGGAGGGCTCCATGCTGACTCTGAGTCTGGCCAACTGGATGGAGCTGCCTGGACTCAAGCTGAAGGACTGGATGAGAGAGAAACGCAGGTCAGAACCAAGTTATTATAGTCAACAAACACTAAGAACCAAGAACTAGAactggaaaaacattttcgttaactgaaataaaaataaaaatgagagtttttataaaaacaataactaatgtaataataaactgtgttgtgtggttacaaaactaactaaaactatagtgaaaatgtccttcgttttcgtctttgtcaacttttttcaaatgtaaaccttttggttgatatgaaatctatttcatctatctgatTTTATgagttaataaacttattggggctgagatggatcagacaaaagaaataaaggaaacatttattgtgaccttattgaatctggacccaacaaattccccattacaaaacaacaacaactaataaaaactaaactaaaactaagcaatttccaaaaaataaaaactaattaaaactagcaaacatactctaaaaactcaataaaactaactgaatacattttttttttaatcacaacgaaattaaactaaataacaggattaaagggttaaaggtgttTTCATGTTCTTCTGTTGCAGAAATGTCCGTAACGACCGCGCCACGCCGGCGGAGATCGCCTCCTACTACCAGCACTACGTCTCCCAGATGTCCCTGCAGCAGAGCTTCGCCTGCGGGACCACGGTTACCGCGGTGACCCGGCAGCCCGGCGGGCCGGACGGAGCGCCGCCCTGCTGGAGGGTGACGGGGCTGCAGCGCCGAGAGGGCGAGGAGCTGGGAGGTACGCTGcattattatagttaaccaaaactaacgaaataacaaaaactagaacagaaaaaacatcttcgtcaacttaaataaaaataaaataataacaataactaactgaaactgtattatatGGTTACAATACTAACTAAAActtactaaaattatagtgaaagtgtccttagttttcatctttgtcgaGTTTTTTCATACATCATCCAGTGTTTGTATTTCTccactgctgagtgtgtgttcctgctttgtggagctaaattaccgtaatgacacatATCggctgtaaagagaaacttctcagctttcagaaaacattggaattgttCCGATAGCATAAACTGTTCAGTTATTATGGTGATCTGAAGTTCACTTGTGCAAACGTGTCACCGGTGCAGCacatgatattacaaatcacatttttttgctgcagaatatatatatataggggctaaaactaaaaactaaatctaataaaaactaaagactaaaaacaaataaaaactaagctaCAACTAAGCATCttcaaaaactaaacttaaactaagtatcttaaaaaataataaaactaaacactaaatctaataaaaactaaacattaaaactgataaaaactaaactaaaactaaacatcttaaaaaataataaaatgaacacTAAATCTAATAAGAACTAGACTAAAACTaagtatgttaaaaaataataaaactaaacactaaaactaaactaaaactaagcatcttaaaaaataataaaactaacactaaaactgataaaaactaaactaaaactaagcatcttaaaaaaataataaaagtaacacTAAATCTATTAAAAACTCGACTAAAACTAAGcatcttaaaaaataataaaagtaaacactaaatctaataaaaactaacactaaaaacaaatcaaaactaaactaaaactagcaaactcactctaaacacaaattaaaactaacagaatttcaaaacaataattcacagctaaattaaaactaaaactattgataaatcGCAACCTATTCTAACGTCAGTGTTGTTTAAAGGTAAATATTAACCTCCTGTTTCTCCTGTTTCTCCTGTTTCTCCTGTTCCTCCTGTttctcctgttcctcctccagACGGCGTGGCGGGCTCCGAGGAGGAGGTTCCCTTCTCGCTGTCGGCCCATAACGTGGTTCTGGCGACGGGGACCCACGACATCCCGGCGCGGCTCGGCGTGGAGGGCGAGTCGCTGCCGTACGTCTGCCACTCCTTCTGGGAGCTGGAGGCCGCCATCTCCCGCGGCGAGCTGGACCAGTCGTCCGACCCGGTGCTGGtggtgggggcggggcttacgGCGGCCGACGCCGTGCTGGCGGCGCACCACCTCAACACGCCCGTCTACCACGCCTTCAGGCGCTCCGTCAACGACCCGGGACTCATCTTCAACCAGCTGCCCAAGATGCTCTACCCAGAGTACCACAAGGTCAGACTGAgcttcaataaaatacaattatagTGACATTTCAAAGCCACAAGCTTtatacagacatggaaaaaattattagttattattagtgcaccttgttttctccagtttcttgttcattttaatggctggtacaactaaaggttcatttgtttggacaaatataatgataacaacaaaaatatctgataagagtttaatttaagagctgatatctagacttttaacatggttttcttgataatgattttggttattatcaagaatctttccatcactgtagatgtaaaaaaaatgaccaaaaagacacaaaatgataaaaaaattttaaaaaagacacaaaatgaccaaaaatagatgtaaaaattatcaaaaaagacacaaaattaccaaaaatagatgtaaaatgatcatgTTGAATGTCTAGAAAACACATGgctttaatctaagagctgatatctagacttttttttcatggttttattcataatgattttggttattattaagaatcTTTCCGtcactgtagatgtaaaaaattatcaaaaaagacacaaaattaccaaaaatagatgtaaaatgatcatgttaaatgtctagaaaGCACATggctttaatttaagagctgatatctagacatttaacatggttttcttgataataaccaaaataattatcaataaaaccatgaaaaaagtctagatatcagctcttaaattaaacttttatgagctgtttttgttgttatcattatatttgtccaaacaaatgttcctttagttgaaccagacattaaaatgaacaagatgttgaagaaaacatttaatgtctaataattattttaatgactGTAGATGATTTAAAGCTCCTGATACATTTTTcccactgtggccttgttttttcactgcagtatgttaaatatataataaattccTGTTGGAAAtgtatttgtgcattttaacatgcatttcatAATGTGATGTGGCAGCTGGAGATCAGGCTgttaaattagcaaaataaaagcacaatattccAACAAATTCACCCTAAAAAATTACTCAGGCAATCACTAATAgccaataatttatttttaaaggttattttttttgttttcacagtttattGGTTGTGATAAAGGATCAAGTTTGGgcatatttaaagaaaatagaGTTAAACACTTAATTATCCAAATTATTGGCGATTAATTTCTTGCTGATTTCTTCCAGTTATTCAGCTGATTAATAATTCAACAAAAAtctcggtaacgctttatattaaggtccttgtaataaccgttaattaacaagtaataaggcccttgtaagtccttacaagatgcttattaacattactgtgtgtttataagcctatataagtgttaataatggcattataatacagctaatagcaggctataagagatgtataataagaacattaataaaagcctcatgagtatcttataattcttcattatagcattacaaacactcataacccacccattatgtctttgccatgcctttattaatcttttgtttgcttattgatattaaaatatactttattgctcatctattataagttaactatgcacttgttaacagttaactatgctaggggtgtgccatatcgtatcgttcacgataatattggtatattttttttcatggttaaaaaaaatgca
Coding sequences within:
- the osgn1 gene encoding LOW QUALITY PROTEIN: oxidative stress induced growth inhibitor 1 (The sequence of the model RefSeq protein was modified relative to this genomic sequence to represent the inferred CDS: inserted 2 bases in 1 codon); amino-acid sequence: MDLHDKEIIPGEILPVVVIGNGPSGICLSYLLSGYTPYLSPEASHPNPLLHSKLGEQPHLSLLEQDLEYLCEGLEGRSSNPVAVLFDSLLLPDSDFGLDHSSPLDWRYEPHRAVPHLVLGRGPPGGAWHAMEGSMLTLSLANWMELPGLKLKDWMREKRRNVRNDRATPAEIASYYQHYVSQMSLQQSFACGTTVTAVTRQPGGPDGAPPCWRVTGLQRREGEELGDGVAGSEEEVPFSLSAHNVVLATGTHDIPARLGVEGESLPYVCHSFWELEAAISRGELDQSSDPVLVVGAGLTAADAVLAAHHLNTPVYHAFRRSVNDPGLIFNQLPKMLYPEYHKVHQMMTQQQYQPSALQTDHAHNLNDPSSSPPSSXPPSSSYPGYLSFPRYRVVAFRPDRKCVLESDSGGRTVVQVSKALVLIGAHPNLSFLSDNGRPLGVYAKEPITCRRNPVEVDPFTNKVVAADGPGMYAMGPLVGENFVRFLKGGALAIASDLAKTRREGGAGFPATDRLADRWLDRRVTEAEVGALDS